The genomic window GCGAGGGCCAGGAGCTGGGGAAAGGCCCGGGCCGGAAGGATCGCGGGGATGCCCCGGACGCCCCCGTAGGCGCAGGCCACGGGCGCTCCGCGCCACCGGGCCAGGAGCCTCCCCACCAGGACGGCGTCCACCGCCGGCTGGTCGCACACCAGGAAGAGGGCCCCCTCGGCCCCCTCGCCCAGGGCCCGCACCCCCTCGCGGATGGAGCTGGCCATGCCCTCCTCCCAGCCCGGGTTGTGGACCACCCGCACGGCAAGGCCCCGCAGCTCCCCTTCGATCTCCTCTGCGCGGCAGCCGGTCACCACCACCACCGGGCCGCAGGCGCCCGCGGCGGCCACGGCCCGGCGGAGCAGGGACTCCCCCTGGTAGCGCTCCAGCTGCTTGGGCCGGCCCAGCCTCCGGGAGGCGCCTGCGGCAAGGATGACGGCGGGTAGCATGGGCGGGCCCCGGGGAAAGTTGTAACCAACAGGATAGGGCCTTGGCGGTATCATCCACTTACCGAACTTTTGTGGAGTATTTGATGCTGCTTCTGCCCCTCACCTTCGTCCTAGCCTCAGCCGTGGCCCAGACCGGGCCGGCCCTCACGCCCGCAGCGCAAAGCCTCGTGGCGGCGGAATACGCCTTCACGGACCAGTCCGCCAAGGACGGCATCCGGGCCGCCTTCATGGGCGCCTTCCACAAGGACGGGCTGGTCTTCATCCCCCGGGCCGTCAACGGCCTGGCCTACTACGGCACCCAGCTGGAGATGGGCGCCTCCCTCCTGTGGTTCCCCATCCGCGTCGAGACCTCCGCCGCCGGCGACCTGGGCTATTCCACGGGCCCCTACACCTTCAGGAGCTCCAAGGACGCCCCGGACGCCTCCTACGGCTGGTTCGTGAGCATCTGGCAGCGGGACGCCGGCTCCCCCTGGAAGGTCCGCCTGGACATCGGCGTCTCCACCCCCGATCCCAGCGAACTGCCCGCCCCGGCCGCCCTGCCCCGCAGCACCGCCGCCCTGCCTGCCGCTCCCTCCGTCAGCCCCACCGCTTCAAGCGAGCTCACCGCCCTGGACACCGCCTTCGGGGAGGAGGCCGCCAAGAACATCCAGAACGCCTACAAGGCCCGCGTCGACGCCAACGTCCGCCTCTACCGCAAGGGCCGCTTTCCCCTCGAGGGCGCCGGCAGCCTGCAGCGCTACCTGGACCCCTATGCCGTGACCTTCCAGCCCACCGAGGCCGTCATCTCCGGCGGCGGCGACCTGGGCTACTCCCGCGGCACCCTGACCCGCAAGGACCCCTCCGGCCCCCAGACCTCCAACTACGTCCACATCTGGAAGAAGGCCGCCGGCGGCTGGAAACTGGCCGTGGAAGTGGAAGTCCCCGCCAAGTAGCCTGAACCAAACGCGTTGGAAAGAGGCCGGCTTGCCGGCCTCTTTTCCGTATTGGCACGGCCGTCGCACCCTCCTCCCGCTGTGTCGGGAGTCCGTCGTGTCGATCAAAGGCCTCATCCTGTCTGGAATCCTCCTGGTGTCGGGGCCGTGGGCCCTGGCCCAGGCGCCGGCGCCGGGCCCCTCCGAGCGGGCCCTGCAGGAGAAATATGTGCCGGATGACGGTAAACCGACGCAGGGCCGGGACCAGACCAGCGCACCGTCAGGCTGGCGGGCACTGGGATCCATGTTCATCGTGCTGGGCCTGGCCGGCGGCGGGCTGTGGGCCTTCCGCAGGTGGGGGGCCAAGCGGCTTCCCGGCAGCGGGGGCGCCCGCCTGAACGTCGAGGAAACCCTGGCCCTGGGCGACCGCCGTTTCGTTTCCATCCTCCGGGCCGACGACGAGAAGTTCCTCATCGCCCTCGGCCCCCAGGGCGTCACCCTCCTGGCCCGCCTGGACAGCGTGGAGGCCGGGGGCCCCGCGGACTTCGCCCAGGCCCTGGCCCGCGAGTCCGACATCGCCACGCCCATGGCCGTGCGGGACGTGGAAGCCATGATGCGGGGGGAGAAGCCGTGAGAAGGTTCTGGCCCGTACTGCTTCTCCTTCTCCTGGCCGGCGCGGCCCTCCACGCCCAGCAGGCCCCCGCGAGCCTGCCCAGCGTGACCGTCGACTTCGGCAAGGCCCCCCAGGGACCGGCCCTGAGCGCCACCCTCCAGGCGGTGCTGCTCCTGACGGTGCTCACCCTGGCGCCCACCATCCTCATGACCACGACCTGCTTCATCCGCATCATCATCGTGCTGGGCTTCATGCGCCAGGGCATGGGCACGGCCTCCACCCCCAGCAACCAGGTGCTGATCAGCCTGGCCCTGGTGCTCTCCTTCTTCATCATGGCGCCCGTGGGGCGCGAGATAAACACCACCGTCCTGCAGCCCCTGAACCGCAACGAACTCACGGTGGACCAGGCCCTGGACAAGGCCGCCGCCCCCCTGAAGGTCTTCATGCTCAGGCACACCCGGAAGAAGGACATCGGCCTGTTCCTGGGCATCGCCAAGGCGCCCACGCCCCAGACCAAGGCCGACGTCCCCATGGAGGTACTCATGCCGGCCTTCCTCATCTCGGAGCTCAAGACGGCCTTCGAGATCGGCTTCATGATCTTCCTCCCGTTCCTCATCGTGGACATGGTGGTGGCCTCCATCCTGCTGAGCATGGGCATGATGATGCTGCCGCCGGTGGTCATCTCCCTGCCGTTCAAGATCCTGCTCTTCGTGATGGTGGACGGGTGGTACCTCATCGTGGGCTCGCTGGTGCGCGGGTTCACGGGCTGATGGAGAAGAGAGCATGAACGAACTCGTCATCGTCGACATCGCCCGGGACGCCCTGAGGACGGCCCTCTACGTCGCCGGGCCCGCCCTCATCGTCTCCATGATCGTGGGCCTGTCCATCTCCGTCTTCCAGGTGGTCACCAGCCTGCAGGACCAGACCGTGGCCTTCGTGCCCAAGGTCGTGGCCGTCATGGCCACCGTGGTGCTGTGCTTCCCCTGGATGATGCGGCTCCTGCTCCACTTCACCACGCGCATGTTCACGGAGTGGAACGGCGTCATCAAGGCGCTCAACTGATGCCCTCCCTCCTCGGGAACCCCGCGCTCTGGGTCTTCACCCAGGCCAGGGTCCTCGTGTTCATGCTCACCATCGTGCGGCTCACCGGGCTCCTGGCCACGATGCCGGGCTTCGGGCAGGCGCGGGTGGTCCTCCAGGCCCGGGTGGCCCTGGTGGTGCTCCTCGCCGCGATCATCACCCCCCTGGCGGGCGCCCCCCGGGCGCCGGTGGAGACCATGTGGGACCTCACCGGGGTCATGGTCACCGAGCTTGCCGCGGGGCTCCTCATGGGCCTGGCCGTGAGCTGGATCGTGGACATGGTCTCCTTCGCCGGCCAGCTCATGGACACCCAGATGGGGTTCTCCTTCGTGCAGTTCCTGGATCCCGTGAGCGCGCACCCCGTGGCCGTCTCGGGATCGCTGCTCAACCAGGTCACGATGCTCCTCATCCTCGTCTCGGGCCTCCACCACCAGATGATCCGGGCCCTGGTGGAGAGCTACCGCATCCTCCCCATGGGCGGGACCCTCGCCGTCAATCCGCAGCTGGTGGTGGTCCTGATGGGCCAGATCCTCGTGAAGGGCTTCCAGCTGGCCTTTCCGGTGCTCTTCACGCTCTTCATCGTCGACTTCATCGCGGGCATCGCGGGCAAGTTCATGCCCCAGCTCCACCTGATCACCCTCACGTTCCCGCTGAAGATCGCCATTGGCCTCATCCTCCTGGGCATCATCCTGCGGGAGTTCTCCCCCTGGGTCGGGCCCCTCCTGGAGGCCGCGCCCCGGGAGGCCCTGCGGCTGCTGGTGAGCCATGGCTGATCCCTCAAGGACCGAGAAGGCGACACCCAAACGCAGGCAGAAGGCCAAGGAGGAAGGCTCGATCCTCCGCGTGGCGGACCTGGACGCCACGATCATGCTCTGGGCCAATTTCTTCCTCTTCCTGTCCCTGGGCGCGGCCACCGTCGGCGGGCTCGCCGCCTCCATGACCTTCATCCTCAGGAAGTCCGGGCAGGCCGGCTTCCTCGTGGAGAACAACCTCCATGCCCTGGCGCTCAGCCTGCTCCAGATGGTCGGCAGGATCCTGGGCCCCTTCCTGGTGGCCAATTTCCTCCTGGCCCTCGCCAACCAGTTCATGCAGCACGGCTTCAGCTTCCACATGAAGCTCCTGGTCCCGAAATTCAACAAGCTCAACCCCGCCTCGGGCTTCAAGAAGCTGTTCTCCCCCCAGTCCGTGGCCAACCTCCTCAAGAGCATCCTGAAGTTCCTCATCGTGGCCTGGGTGGCCTACCTGGTGGTCGTGCCGCGCCTCCCCGCCATCCTGGCCACCATGACCTACCCCATGGCCCAGGCGCTGGAGTACTTCCGGCAGACCATCTTCCTGCTCTACCGCGACATCATGCTCGTGATGATCGCCCTGGCCGCGGGGGACTTCCTGTACCAGCGCCACCAGCACGAGGAGGGCATGAAGATGACCAAGCAGGAGGTGAAGGACGAGGCCAAGGACTCCGAAGGCAACCCGGAGATCAAGGGCAAGCAGAAGTCCCTGATATTTGCCGCGGCCATGCGCCGGATCATGTCCAAGGTCCCCAAGGCCTCGGTGGTCATCACCAACCCCACCCACTTCGCCGTGGCCCTGCGCTACGACCCCACCACCGCCGCCCCCATCCTCGTGGCCAAGGGCGTGGACCACCTCGCCCTCAAGATCCGGGAGCGGGCCAAGGAGTCCGGGGTGCCCATCGTGGAGAACCCGCCGCTGGCCCGGGCCATCTACCACAACGTGGACCTGGACAAGCCCATTCCGGGCGAACTCTACCAGGCCGTGGCCCAGGTGCTGGCCTATGTGTACCGCCTCAAAGGCGCCGCATGAGGGCCTAATCAATATTAGGAAAAAAAAACTTGGGTCCGCGCCGTCCCCATCCGAAACAATAGATATAGCTTCGGTGAACCCACGTGCCACCCCCCATCATCCCATCCCATCTCCCCCCCCAGCGCCTCCTCCTGGTGGATGACGACCTCATCCTCCTGGAGACCCTGCAGGAACTCCTGACGGCCGAAGGCTTCTTGGTGACCCCCGCCTCCTCCGGCGAAGAGGCCGACGACCTCCTTGGCAAGGCGCATCCGCCCTACGATCTTGTACTTACAGACCTGGTCATGCCCGGCAAGACCGGCATGGACGTGCTCAGGGCCGCCCTGGCCCGGAACCCCAGCTGCACCGTCCTGGTGCTCAGTGGTTACGGCACGGTGCGGGAGGCCACGGAGGCCATGGACAAGGGCGCCTACGGCCTCGTGAACAAGCCCCTCCAGATCGAGGCTTTCCGGCAGACCCTCCGGCGCATCGTGGAGCGGGCCCACCTCATCCGGGAGCGGGACGACCTCAAGGTCCGGGTGCGGGAGCTGGAGGAGCGCATCGGCCGGCTGGAAGCCATCCAGGGCCGCATGGAGATGCTGGCCCAGCGCATGGACCCCCGCACCCCCGAATCGGGCAGCCTCCAGCTGCTCAAGGACCTCCGGGCCAAGGGCGTCCTGGACCAGGAGCGGTTCGATGCCGCCCGCAAGGCCCTCCTGGCGGGGTGGAAGCCGTGAGAGGCCTCACCGCCGCCCTCCTGGTGGTGGCCCTTGCCGCGGGCGCGGCGGAACCCAAGGCGCCCAAAGGGCGCATGACGGATGAACAGGCCGAGACCCTGGCGCGCCAGGCCATGGCCTCCAGCGACGAGAAGTTCCAGCGCAAGGTCCTGGACCAGCTGGACGGCTTCCATTTCAAGAGCACCTACGCCAAGGAGCGGGAGACGGTCCTCTTCGCCCAGGGCTTCCTCCAGGACCGCCTGGGCGATACCGCCCGCGCTGCCGTCTCCTTCCACAAGCTCGAGGCCACCTGGCCCAACTCCTCCTTCCTGCCCGAGGCCCAGCCCGCCATGGCCCAGGCCGCCCTGGACCACGGCCGGCCCAAGGAGGCCGAGTCCCGCCTCAACAAGGCCCTGGGCGCCGACCTCCCGACCGAGACGCTGCGCCGGTGCCAGGAGATGTACCTGTGGTGCCTGGCCGACCAGGGCCGGGCCGCCGAGGGCCTCGACACCGTGCGTTCCCTCAAGCCGCTGGGAACCGCCAAGCCCACCGAGAAGGGCCTGGTGGGCATCATGGAGGCCCTGTGCGCCGGGGAGAAGCGCTCCGAGGCCGAAGGCGTCCTGGCCGACTACCGCAAGCTCTATCCCCGGGGCGCCTACCTTACCCGCCTGAACCTGGCCTGGGGCAAGCTCCTGGGCACCACGGGCGATTCCCGCAACGCCGCCAAGACCTTCCAGAAGCTCATCGAGGACAAGCCCGCCTCCCCCGAGGCCGACGAGGCCCGCATGGCCCTCGCCACCCTGCTGTCGGACGGCTCCCTGCCGCCCAAGGACGCCGAGGGCTACCCCGACGCCCAGGCCCTCCTGGCCCGGGTGAAGAAGGCCGGGGGCAAGGAGGACGCCACCCGCAGGGCCCTCATGATCAATCTGCGCATCGCGGTCAAGGAGGGCCACTGGCAGGCCGCCCTGGACACGGTGGGCCAGTTCCGGGCCGCCAAGCCCCTTCCGGGCGAAGCCAAGCCCGTGGCCGACCTGCGGGCCGAGGCCGTGCGGGGCCTCGTCCGGGAGTGCCTGGAGAAGAAGGAGCCCCAGCGCCTCCTGCCCGTCCTGGACGCCGAGAGCATCCTCTCCCTCACCCCCGCCCAGCGCGTCGAACTCTCGCGCGCCCTGGCCCGCAAGGGCCTGCCCGAGGCATCCCGCGCCATGGCCCGCGCCGTCCCCGCCAAGGAGCAGCCCGCCCTGGCCAAGGCCGCCCTGGAGGGCCTGGGCGCCGGCACGGATCCCGAGGCCACCCTGGCGCTGCTCCCCGCCAAGGCCGAAGGCCCCCATGAAAGCCTTCTGCGCGCCCAGGCCACCGTCTCCCTGCGCCAGTGGAAGGAGGCCCGCCCCGCCCTCCTCAAGGCCCGCCCCGGCCCCGAGCGCATCCAGGCCCTCATGCTCTACCTCTGCCGCCCCCTGGAGGAGGGGGAGAAGGCGGAGGCCCGCGCCAAGGACATCGAGTCCTGGCAGGCCCGGGCCCCCGAGAAGGGCCCGGACAGGGAGCCCCTGGTCCTCCTGGCCGCGGACCACAAGGCCCGCGCCGGCGAGTGGCGGGCCGCCCTGGCGCTGTACCCCGTCAATCCCACCGAGGCCAACCGCGGCTGGGTGGCCCTCATGCGGGCCACCTGCCAGGCTAGGCTGGGCCAGCAGGAAACCGCCCTGGCGACCTTGAAGGAGGCCCGGGAGGTGGCCGGGTTCAAGAACGAGCGGACCTCGCTGGAGAAGCGCCTGGGGCTCTGAGGAAGATCCCTTCTACCCCTCCCCCTCCAGGTACCCGGGATCCTCGATCTCCACCAGCTCACCCGCCTCCAGCCGGGCCCGCTGGTCCTCCGTGAGCGCCAGCTCCTTCCACCGCGGATCGATCCGGGAATTGAAGAAGTGCACCGACGCCTCGCCGTCCTCGTAGGCTTCCCGGGACGTCCAGAGGTGCGCCCACCCGATGGTGTTGATCCGCGCGAAGACTTTCACGTCAGCTCCGGTAGAAGGCCTTCACCGCGTTCACCACGGCCTCGGCGTAGCGTTCCCGGAAGGCGGGGTCCTTGAGGTTCTCCACGTCGTCCTCGTTGGTGAGGTTGGCCACCTCCACGAGCACCTTGGTGGCCGCGGCGTTGTAGCGGATGACGGCGGGGACGAAGCTCTTGCCGGAGCGCTGGATGACGTTGCGGATGGGGCGGTTGCCGTGGACGGGGAGGTCGTCGAGGCCCAGGGCCTTCAGGAGGGCCTCGGCGAAGAGGCGGCTGCGGGCCTCGGACTGCAGCCGCTCCCGGGCGGAGAAGGCCACGCGGGAGCCGACCTTCATCTCCTTCACCCGGGCGGCGCGGCGGTCGCCCAGGGCGAAGCTGGAGGGCACGCCCGACGCCCCGGGCACGTAGACCATGGTGCCCCGGGCCGAGGGGTGGAGGCTGTCGGCGTGGAAGCTGATGAAGAGCGTCTTCCGTGCGTCCCCGGTGCGGCAGAAGCCCGCGAAGAGGTCGTTGGCCAGCACCCAGCGCAGGTGCACGCTCACGGCGTTGGGGCTCTCTCCGTCGTTGGCGAAGGGCGGCGTGGTGAGGATCTCGGCGTCGGAAGTCGGGCGGGTGATGCTCTCGCGCACCTTGAAGCCGATGCTGGGGTAGCGGATGGTGCTGGACACCACGGCCTCCGTGTCCTGCTCCAGGAGCCTGCGCACGCGCATGGCGATGTCGTAGACGAAATCGGACTCCCAGGCCCCGTTGGCGGCGGCGCCCTTGTCCACGCCCCCGTGGCCGGCGTCCAGGACGATGCGGATGCCCTTGAGCCGGGGGCCGGCCTCCGCCACGGTGGTGCGCCGCACCTCGGCGCGCACCTCGCGCTCCTCGGCCAGGGCCACCGAACCTTCGGCCTGGAAGGGGTCGGCCAGGAGCTCCTGGGGGATCTTGATGACCTGGCCGGGCTGGATGGCCCGCACCTCCTCGATGCCGCTGCGCCTGGCGATGGCCAGCGCCAGGTCGTTCACGCCCTTGGGGTCCACCTGGTCCGTGTAGCGCATCACCACGGCCGTGTAGAGGGCCTCGCCCTTGCGCAGGTGGTAGGCGGCGAACTTGCCCTGGCGGTCCTCCCCGAAGGTGAGCAGCGCGCGGTAGGCGGCCACCCGCGCCTCGTCGTCCAGGCCGTCCTCGGGCTGGCTGCGGTCCACCTTGGCCTGGCCCCTGCCGCCCAGCTCCCGGGCCAGGAGGGTGCGGGGGATCACCCACACGTCGCCCAGCCGCAGCTTCTCGGGACGGGCCGGGTTGGCGGCCTGGAGCTTGTCGTAGTGCTGGCCGTGGCCCACGAAGAGCGCGGACATGAGCCACACGGACTCCAGCTCGGGCCAGCGCACCTTGTGGCGCACTTCGGTCGTGGTCCAGCGGTCCTCGGGGAACAGGGCGTGGAGGGCCCAGAGCCTGCCTTCGGGCGTGAGGTCGAAGTAGGAGGCCCAGGGGCCGCTGCGGACCGTCAGGAACTTCCGGGGAAGGCGCGTGGCCTCGACCTGGACCCCCTGCCGGAAGGCGAGGCGGATCCGGGCGGAGCCGCCCTTGGGGAGCCTGGCCTTCACCTCCGCCGTGGCCGGGGCCGCCTGGGCCACGATGCCTGCGACGGCGGCGAAGGCAAGCGCCTTCAGCCCTCCCATGGCACTTCTTCGCCGGAGATGCCGGCCAGGGATCCGCGGATCCACTCCCGCATGGTCTCCGCCATGCCCTCGGGATCCTGCGCCCGGGCCTCCAGGAACGCCTGGAAGCGCCGCTCCAGGTGGGACGTGCCCTCCTCGAGCAGGAAGAGCCGGTCCGCGATGCGGCCCTGGGGGTCCTTGGCCTGGGTCGGGGGGAGCTTCATGGTGCTGATCTCCAGCCCCGCGGCGCCCAGGGTGAAGGTCCACTCCATGTCGCCGGACAGGAGGCGCACCTTGGCCTTGGCCGGGCGCATGCCCCGGGACAGCGCCTCGAAGGCCTCGCGGCTCTCGGCGGGGTTGCCCTTGCGCAGGCTCAGCTCCTTGACGTCGCCGCTTTCGGTGACCAGCTGCATGGCGTCGTCCACGAAGCAGGCGGATTGGTCCCCGTCCAGCCCGCTGACGCCGCCTTCCTTGAGGCCGCGCATCCAGAGCCAGAGCAGGAACTCCTCGCCGAGGAACCGGCCCTGTTCAATGAGTTCCATGGGTTTCATGCATTCTCCAGCGTGAGGTCGAGGGGATCGAGGGCCATGAGGGAGTCCACCGAGATGTGGGGCAGCATGCGCCCGGCGAGAAGCAGGGGCGCCAGGGGCTGCAGCTCCAGGCCGAAGGACTTGATGAAGAGCTCGAAGAGGGCGGACTGGGTCTTGGAGGAGGAGGCGGTGGTCCAGAGCATGCCTCCCTTGAGGTCCCAGGCCACTTCGGCCACCTTGGGGGTGGGCAGCACCTTGAGCAGCAGGTCCACCTTCACCTCCTCGGCCAGGGACGTGCGGGCCTCGCGGCCCACGAAGGCCAGGTCCTTCTCCTTCTGCAGGGTCTGCAGCCGCAGGTCCACCTGGGCCTTCAGGAGGGCGCCGGGCACCTTGCGGGAGTCGATGCGCAGGCCGAAGACCGCGAAGCGCTCCTGGATCACCCAGTCCCGGTCGGGGGGCAGGATGAGGAGGTTGCGCCAGTCGCACCAGCCCATGCGCTCCTCCTCGAGGCCGTCCTCGAAGGGCCGGAAGCAGTGCTGGCTGAGGCCCTCGTGGAGCTCCTGCTCGGAGGGGACGGGCCCCAGGACCAGGAAGCGCCTGAGGGATAGGGTTCCTTGGATAAGGCTCATGTGTTCCCTCGTAAGAAACGGCCTAGACGGTTGATGATGGGCTGGTTGGGATGGGTGTCCTCGTTGGCCAGGAGCGGGTCCGAGGAGAGCTGCGGCTCCACGATGCGCACGGGCTCGTAGAGGTTGGGCATGGCGAGGCCGGGGTCGTCCAGGGTGAGGAGCAGGCCCGTGAGGTTGTCCCGCCCGCCCCGGGCCAGGGCTTCCTGCGCCATGGCCTCCAGGGTCAGGTTCGCCGGATCGCCCCGGGACAGCAGGAGGGCCAGGTGCTCGTCGGGAATCTCGCCGTGGAGGCCGTCCGAGCACAGCAGGAGGCGGTCCCCGCGCCGCAGCGCCACGCGGCTCAGCACGGCCCGGATGGGCACGGGGGCGCCGAGGGCCTGGGTG from Geothrix sp. 21YS21S-2 includes these protein-coding regions:
- a CDS encoding nucleotidyltransferase family protein, producing the protein MLPAVILAAGASRRLGRPKQLERYQGESLLRRAVAAAGACGPVVVVTGCRAEEIEGELRGLAVRVVHNPGWEEGMASSIREGVRALGEGAEGALFLVCDQPAVDAVLVGRLLARWRGAPVACAYGGVRGIPAILPARAFPQLLALAGDTGARGLLQGDDVVEVPFPEGAWDVDEPGDL
- a CDS encoding flagellar biosynthetic protein FliO → MSIKGLILSGILLVSGPWALAQAPAPGPSERALQEKYVPDDGKPTQGRDQTSAPSGWRALGSMFIVLGLAGGGLWAFRRWGAKRLPGSGGARLNVEETLALGDRRFVSILRADDEKFLIALGPQGVTLLARLDSVEAGGPADFAQALARESDIATPMAVRDVEAMMRGEKP
- the fliP gene encoding flagellar type III secretion system pore protein FliP (The bacterial flagellar biogenesis protein FliP forms a type III secretion system (T3SS)-type pore required for flagellar assembly.) — encoded protein: MRRFWPVLLLLLLAGAALHAQQAPASLPSVTVDFGKAPQGPALSATLQAVLLLTVLTLAPTILMTTTCFIRIIIVLGFMRQGMGTASTPSNQVLISLALVLSFFIMAPVGREINTTVLQPLNRNELTVDQALDKAAAPLKVFMLRHTRKKDIGLFLGIAKAPTPQTKADVPMEVLMPAFLISELKTAFEIGFMIFLPFLIVDMVVASILLSMGMMMLPPVVISLPFKILLFVMVDGWYLIVGSLVRGFTG
- the fliQ gene encoding flagellar biosynthesis protein FliQ, which codes for MNELVIVDIARDALRTALYVAGPALIVSMIVGLSISVFQVVTSLQDQTVAFVPKVVAVMATVVLCFPWMMRLLLHFTTRMFTEWNGVIKALN
- a CDS encoding flagellar biosynthetic protein FliR, with the translated sequence MPSLLGNPALWVFTQARVLVFMLTIVRLTGLLATMPGFGQARVVLQARVALVVLLAAIITPLAGAPRAPVETMWDLTGVMVTELAAGLLMGLAVSWIVDMVSFAGQLMDTQMGFSFVQFLDPVSAHPVAVSGSLLNQVTMLLILVSGLHHQMIRALVESYRILPMGGTLAVNPQLVVVLMGQILVKGFQLAFPVLFTLFIVDFIAGIAGKFMPQLHLITLTFPLKIAIGLILLGIILREFSPWVGPLLEAAPREALRLLVSHG
- the flhB gene encoding flagellar biosynthesis protein FlhB, which encodes MADPSRTEKATPKRRQKAKEEGSILRVADLDATIMLWANFFLFLSLGAATVGGLAASMTFILRKSGQAGFLVENNLHALALSLLQMVGRILGPFLVANFLLALANQFMQHGFSFHMKLLVPKFNKLNPASGFKKLFSPQSVANLLKSILKFLIVAWVAYLVVVPRLPAILATMTYPMAQALEYFRQTIFLLYRDIMLVMIALAAGDFLYQRHQHEEGMKMTKQEVKDEAKDSEGNPEIKGKQKSLIFAAAMRRIMSKVPKASVVITNPTHFAVALRYDPTTAAPILVAKGVDHLALKIRERAKESGVPIVENPPLARAIYHNVDLDKPIPGELYQAVAQVLAYVYRLKGAA
- a CDS encoding response regulator, giving the protein MPPPIIPSHLPPQRLLLVDDDLILLETLQELLTAEGFLVTPASSGEEADDLLGKAHPPYDLVLTDLVMPGKTGMDVLRAALARNPSCTVLVLSGYGTVREATEAMDKGAYGLVNKPLQIEAFRQTLRRIVERAHLIRERDDLKVRVRELEERIGRLEAIQGRMEMLAQRMDPRTPESGSLQLLKDLRAKGVLDQERFDAARKALLAGWKP
- a CDS encoding tetratricopeptide repeat protein, which produces MRGLTAALLVVALAAGAAEPKAPKGRMTDEQAETLARQAMASSDEKFQRKVLDQLDGFHFKSTYAKERETVLFAQGFLQDRLGDTARAAVSFHKLEATWPNSSFLPEAQPAMAQAALDHGRPKEAESRLNKALGADLPTETLRRCQEMYLWCLADQGRAAEGLDTVRSLKPLGTAKPTEKGLVGIMEALCAGEKRSEAEGVLADYRKLYPRGAYLTRLNLAWGKLLGTTGDSRNAAKTFQKLIEDKPASPEADEARMALATLLSDGSLPPKDAEGYPDAQALLARVKKAGGKEDATRRALMINLRIAVKEGHWQAALDTVGQFRAAKPLPGEAKPVADLRAEAVRGLVRECLEKKEPQRLLPVLDAESILSLTPAQRVELSRALARKGLPEASRAMARAVPAKEQPALAKAALEGLGAGTDPEATLALLPAKAEGPHESLLRAQATVSLRQWKEARPALLKARPGPERIQALMLYLCRPLEEGEKAEARAKDIESWQARAPEKGPDREPLVLLAADHKARAGEWRAALALYPVNPTEANRGWVALMRATCQARLGQQETALATLKEAREVAGFKNERTSLEKRLGL
- a CDS encoding N-acetylmuramoyl-L-alanine amidase; translated protein: MGGLKALAFAAVAGIVAQAAPATAEVKARLPKGGSARIRLAFRQGVQVEATRLPRKFLTVRSGPWASYFDLTPEGRLWALHALFPEDRWTTTEVRHKVRWPELESVWLMSALFVGHGQHYDKLQAANPARPEKLRLGDVWVIPRTLLARELGGRGQAKVDRSQPEDGLDDEARVAAYRALLTFGEDRQGKFAAYHLRKGEALYTAVVMRYTDQVDPKGVNDLALAIARRSGIEEVRAIQPGQVIKIPQELLADPFQAEGSVALAEEREVRAEVRRTTVAEAGPRLKGIRIVLDAGHGGVDKGAAANGAWESDFVYDIAMRVRRLLEQDTEAVVSSTIRYPSIGFKVRESITRPTSDAEILTTPPFANDGESPNAVSVHLRWVLANDLFAGFCRTGDARKTLFISFHADSLHPSARGTMVYVPGASGVPSSFALGDRRAARVKEMKVGSRVAFSARERLQSEARSRLFAEALLKALGLDDLPVHGNRPIRNVIQRSGKSFVPAVIRYNAAATKVLVEVANLTNEDDVENLKDPAFRERYAEAVVNAVKAFYRS
- the rdgC gene encoding recombination-associated protein RdgC translates to MSLIQGTLSLRRFLVLGPVPSEQELHEGLSQHCFRPFEDGLEEERMGWCDWRNLLILPPDRDWVIQERFAVFGLRIDSRKVPGALLKAQVDLRLQTLQKEKDLAFVGREARTSLAEEVKVDLLLKVLPTPKVAEVAWDLKGGMLWTTASSSKTQSALFELFIKSFGLELQPLAPLLLAGRMLPHISVDSLMALDPLDLTLENA